From the Macaca thibetana thibetana isolate TM-01 chromosome 12, ASM2454274v1, whole genome shotgun sequence genome, one window contains:
- the CFLAR gene encoding CASP8 and FADD-like apoptosis regulator isoform X5 gives MSAEVIHQVEEALDTDEKEMLLFLCRDVAVDVVPPNVRDLLDILRERGKLSVGDLAELLYRVRRFDLLKRILKTDRKAVETHLLRNPHLVSDYRVLMAEIGEDLDKSDVSSLIFLMKDYMGRGKISKEKSFLDLVVELEKLNLVAPDQLDLLEKCLKNIHRIDLKTKIQKYKQSAQGAGAGYKNVLQAAIQKSLKDPSNNFRMIAPYVHCPDL, from the exons ATGTCTGCTGAGGTCATCCATCAGGTCGAAGAAGCACTTGACACAGATGAGAAGGAGATGCTGCTCTTTTTGTGCCGGGATGTTGCTGTAGATGTGGTTCCACCTAATGTCAGGGACCTTCTGGATATTTTACGTGAAAGAGGTAAGCTGTCTGTCGGGGACTTGGCTGAACTGCTCTACAGAGTGAGGCGATTTGACCTGCTCAAACGGATCTTGAAGACGGACAGAAAAGCTGTGGAGACCCACCTGCTCAGGAACCCTCACCTTGTTTCGGACTATAG AGTGCTGATGGCAGAGATCGGTGAGGATTTAGATAAATCTGATGTATCCTCATTAATTTTCCTCATGAAGGATTACATGGGCCGAGGCAAGATAAGCAAGGAGAAg AGTTTCTTGGACCTTGTGGTTGAGTTGGAGAAACTAAATCTGGTTGCCCCAGATCAACTGGATTTATTAGAAAAATGCCTAAAGAACATCCACAGAATAGACCTGAAGACAAAAATCCAGAAATACAAGCAGTCTG CTCAAGGAGCAGGGGCAGGTTATAAGAATGTTCTCCAAGCAGCAATCCAAAAGAGTCTCAAGGACCCTTCAAATAACTTCAGG atGATAGCACCCTATGTCCATTGTCCTGACTTGTAA